The Deinococcus sp. KSM4-11 sequence GTGTCCGCCCGTGGGCACCTGGGCGCCCTGCCTGCGGCGGAGGCGGCCGAGGCGGTGCTCCGCAAGGCCCTGTCGCTGGGCGGCGTGACGCTGGTGACGTCCATTCCGGACGGCCCACTCACCCTGAACGCGGTTGGCTCCAGCGGTGCCGTCGTGCCCGAGGTCAGTCCAGGGTCGCCACTGTGGGAGGCCCACCTGTCGCAACAGGCGACGTTCATGAATGGCGGCAGTGCCCCAGCCGCGACCCTGACGCTGGGCGGGCGTCCCACGGCCTGGGCCATGCTGCCCCTGCACGTGCCCGGTGACGCCCGGTTCAGCCTGCTGGTGCTGGGATCCGAAGCGACCGGTCAACGCTGGGGCGTTCAGGAACGGCAGCTCCTCACGGCGGCGGCGCGCGCCATCCGCTCCGCGACCGAGCGGCACCTGCACGTCACCACGCTGGACACCCTTGCCAACCACGATGTCCTGACCGGTTGCCTGAACCGCCGCGCCTTCACACGTACCCTCAAGCAGCTCGACAGCACCCCGGCGCACCGGGGCTACGGCCTGGCCGTGATGGATCTGGACGGCTTCAAACGCCTCAACGACCGCGCCGGGCACGCCCAGGGAGACGAGGTGCTGCGGATCTTCGCCGGCGTGGTTCGCCAGACCTTCTTTGCACGTGATTCCCTGTACCGGTTGGGTGGGGACGAGTTCGCGCTGATCCTCCGCGACGTTCCCATGGAAGACCTGGCCACCCTGACAGCAAAGGTGAGTGCCCTGCCGGGCGCTGAAGTCGTGATGGCCAGGGAGGCCGTCGGGGTGAGTGTGGGGGTGGCACATGCCAGTGAAGCCCAGACGGCCGCCGAGGTGCTGGCCCTGGCCGATCAGCGGATGTACGCGAACAAGCGTGGAAAGACCGGGGGTGCCCTGCACAGCACCCGCCAGCCGCAGGCCTGACCTGCCGGTGATCGGCAGCATGGCTGACGCAACCTGCTCGAGGTGTCAGGAGGGCTGACTCACAGCGGTATGTAATCGATCTCCATGAAGTCCTCGACCTCCGACTGCCAGCGCTCGCGGACGAACTGCTCGTGCACCGGATGGACGTTATAGGCGTCGTAGGCGGCCTGATCGTCGAATTCCATGGAGAAGCCGAACTGGAAGCTGTTCTTCGGGCTGACCTGCCGCAGCTGCTCGAAGCGCTGAACCGTGGGCAGGTCGGCCAGCGCCCGTCCACCCTGCAGGAAGGACTGCTCCTCGACAGAACCGGGGGCATGCTTCAGCCTGAACACGACAGTATGGCGAATCATCGCCCTCAGTGTGCCGCGTTCGGGTAGCGGTATGCCGGGCGTTGCCTATCGGTGGCACGGAAACGCCCCACCTGAGATGCAACGACCGCTGCGACACCAGGCCTGATCCCGACACCACCGGCCATGCGCCCTTGATCGAAGATAAATTCATGGCGACAACTGAGGCCACGGACGCTAAGCTGCGCCAAGACCGTGAGCCACGCTGCCCCTCCTCCTCTCCTCCCCGACGAGGTGTTCCCTGGGAACAGCGAACTGGCCACGCGCATGCGCGGACACGACTGGGCGGCCACGCCCCTTGGCCCCGTAGACACCTGGCCCCAGAGTCTCCAGACCATGGTCGGCGTGGTGCTGTCCAGTCCGATTCCCATGATCCTGCTGTGGGGCGACGCCCTCGTGCAGCTCTACAACGACGCGTACCGGGACGTGATGGGCACCAAGCATCCGGGCGGCCTGGGACAGCCGAACTTCGAGTGCTGGCCCGAGGTGTGGGACTTCACCGGTCCCATCTACCAGGGCGTGATGGAACGCGGGGAGACCTTTACCTTCACGGATCAGGCCCTGCTGCTCTCCCGCTACGGTGTTCCGGATCTGGGATACTTCACGCTGACCTACACGCCAGTGCGCGACGGACAGCGCGGGGTGCGCGGGATTCTCGTGACTGTCCTCGAGACGACCGACCGGGTGCAGGCGCTGGCGACATTGGAGGCCCAGAATGCTGAACTCGCCACGCAGAACACCGATCTGCTGGCCCGGACGAGGGCGCTGGAGGGCATTGCCGAGTTGTTCCGGGATCTCGCGCTGGAGAGCGACCGGGATTCCCTGATCCGCCGCGCGCAGACCATGGTGCTGTCGCTGCTCCCGCCCGGATACGCGGCGTTCTGGGAGATCCAGGGCCCACGCTGGCACGCCACCGTCCAGGTCGGCGACGTCGGGAACCCGGCCCTTCAGGTGGCCATCGACGCTGGCCTGCCTGTTGGCGAGACCTACACCCTGGACACTCCGTATGAAACGAGGGAACCATTGTTCCAGGACGTCTACCCACAGGGCCTGGACACTGCGCCGGACGTCGTGAGCCACGTGAATGCCGTGGCGACCCTGCCGGTGATCGTGAACGGCGTGGTCATCGGGGTCTTCAATGTGCCGCTGTTCCACGAGCGGCGCTGGAGTGATGGCGACCGGGCCGCGCTGGTCACCACGGTGCGCAGCCTCGGCCTCGTAATTGAGGGATCGCAGGGGGTCGCCGAACTCGCCGAGGAGCGGCGCAAGTTGCGGGTCGCCAACGAGGATCTTGAAGCGTTCTCCTACAGCGTGTCGCACGATCTGCGGACGCCCATCCGGCACATCCTGGGCTTCGTCGACCTGCTGCGCAGATCCCTGGGCGCGGGCATCACGGCCAAGACCGCGCGTCATCTGGACGTGATCCACCAGGCCGGGCACCGCATGGACGACCTGATCGAGGCGCTGCTGGCCCTGTCGCAGGTGTCGCGCCAGCCCCTACAGCGCAACGACGTGAATCTAGCGGACGTGGTGGCACAGGTACAAGACGAGTTGCAGCCGGATCTGGCCGGCCGGGAAGTGCTGTGGGAGGTGGCCCCCCTGCCGACCGTCACGGGAGATGAAGGAACGCTGCGGCAGGTCATGATGAACCTGCTGTCCAACGCCGTGAAATACAGCCGCCTGCAGGGCACGGCCGTCATCCGCGTCTGGGCGGAGGATCGCCCGCAGGAATGGGCCATCTTCGTGCACGACAACGGTGTCGGATTCGACGAGACCTACGCGGACAAGCTGTTCGGCGTGTTCAAACGCCTTCACCGCGCCGATGAGTTCGAGGGCACGGGCGTGGGGCTCGCGAACGTCCGCCGGATCATTCAGCGCCACGGGGGCGAGGTCATGGCGTCAAGTCGACCCGGCGATGGCGCGACTCTAGGCTTCACCCTGCCGAAATCCTTCTGAACGTGGCAGGCGACGCCCCTGACAGACGCAAATCTACGGACTGTTGGTGGAACTGATGTTCCACCAAATCCCGAACACAAAGCACAGACTGACTCTGCTCATGTGACTTGCATTAATTTTCGCTCAATCCTGCGCTAGCCTCTGGCATGTCTGGCGACCTCCCCCCTCTCTCCGTCATGCGTCCAGGACGTCCGCTGCGTGTGCTGCTGGTGGACGACACCCCGGCCGACCGTGAACTGGCACGCGAGGCCTTCGGCGATCACGAACAGAACGTCATTGTCGATACCTGCGCCTCCGGAGACCGGGCCCTCGCCTTCCTGCGCGCCCCTGGCACCACGCTGCCCGATGTGATGCTGCTCGATCTCAACATGCCCGGACTGACTGGCTTCGAGGTGCTCGCGCAGCTCAAGGACGACCCCCACCTCCGTGTGATCCCAGTCGTGATCCTCAGCAGCTCGGCCGTCACCAGCGATATCGACCGGGCGTACACCCTGCATGCCAGTTCCTACCTGATCAAGGAGCTGAACTTCGAGCGCTTCGTGAACCAGATCGACGCCTTCGTCCGGTTCTGGCTCCGGTGCTGCACGACGACCCGTCCTGATCGGCCTGCCTGAAAACACCGACGCCCCTGTTCGGTTCGTAACTCTAATGCCCTGCACCGACGATTACAGACACGTTGGGAGGGTTCCCACCATCTCCACGGCCCAGGTCGGGATGATGAAAGGGTTCCACGATAGGCAATCTACCTACCGTCAGCAGTCCGTTCTGGAGGTTTCGCATGATGGAAGACACCACGCCGCTGGGGAAGTCCGTCGAAGAGATCGAGCAGGAGTCCGGCAACCTCACGCCCGACCATCAGGATCGCCACCAGCAGCCAGTGGTCGGTGTGATGATTCCCCCGACCGGCCTGGGTGGCGCTGGAGGAACGGCGACCGGGACCGGAATGGGAATTCCCATGATGCCGACCCTGGGTGACCGGCCGCCCAAGGACGAGGAGTCAAAGACCTGAACCGTTGACCGCTTCGGGAGCAGTCCGCCCGCCGCCCGTGTGAATTGGGCGGATGTGCTGCCCGTTACCGCCCGCCGAAACCGCCTGACGTGATGCCCTGAATAAACGAGCGGTTCCCGATGGCAAACACGACGAAGATGGGCAGGATCGCCAGAACGCTGCCGGTCATCAACAGGGCCCAGTCGGTGTTGTACTGCCCGCGCAGACCGGCGAGGCCTACGGTCAGGGTCTGCATCTGCGGTTTGGTGGTGGTGATCAGTGGCCACAGGAAGTTGTTCCACTGGGCGATGAACGTGAAGATGCCCAGCGCCCCCAGCGCCGGCCGGGCCAGCGGAACCATGATCCGCCAGAAGGTCTGGGCGTAGCTCGCGCCGTCGATGCGGGCGGCTTCTTCCAGTTCTTTCGGCACTGTCAGGAACGACTGGCGCAGCAGGAAGGTGCCGAAGGAACTGAAGGCGAAGGGCAGGATCAGCGCCGCGTACGTATCGATCCAGCCGAGGTTGCGCACCAGGATGAAGTTGGGGATCAGGGTCACCTGCGACGGCACCATCAGCGCGCTGAGGTACAGCAGGAACAGGACTTCGCGGCCCCTGAAGCGCAACCGCGCGAAGGCGTAGGCGGCCATGCTGCACACCAGCAGTTGCAGCGCCGTCACCGCGAGCGAGACCAGCAGGCTGTTGAGCATCAGCCGGCCGAAGGGAATCAGCGTGAAGATGCGGGTGTAGTTGGGCCACTGGGCATGCTCGGGCAGCAGCGCCGGCGGGTACCGGAAGATCTCGGTGGGCACCTTGAGGCTGCTGGAGATCATCCACAGGAAGGGCGCGCACATGCTCAGCGCGCCGGCGAGCAGGGCGAGAAAGACCAGCCAGTCGATCACGGGTGATCGACTGCGGCGCCGACTGGGCTGGCGGACGGTCTCCTCGGCGGAGCGGCGCAGGGCCTCGGTCACGGCTTCACCTCAGTCATAGTGCACCCAGCGATTTTGCAGGCGGTACTGGATCAGGGTGAAGGTCAGGATGATCGCGAACAGGATCATGGCGGCGGCGCTGGCGTAGCCCATGCGGTAGAACTGGAAGGCGTTCTGGTACACGTAGTACACGATGGTGTTGGTGGCGTTTGCCGGGCCGCCCTGGGTCATCACGAAGGCCAGGTCGAACACCTGGAACGAGCCGATCAGGCTGACGATGGTCACGAAGAAGGTGGTGGGCGACAGCAGCGGCAGGGTGATATAGCGGTGCTTCTTCCAACCAACCGCGCCGTCGATCTCGCCCGCCTCGTAGGCGTCGCGCGAGATGCCCTGGAGTCCGGCCAGAAACAGCACCATCGAGTAGCCCAGGCCCTGCCAGATCGCCACGATGATCAGCGCCGGCAGGGCGTACCGCGACGAGTTCAGCCAGCCGGGCAGATCCTGCACGCCCAGTCGGCTGAGCAGCGCGTTGAGGATGCCGAAGTTAGAGTTGAAAATCCACGACCAGATCAACGCGACCGCCACTGTCGAGGACACGACCGGCAGGAAGTAGATCACCCGCAGGGCGTTCTGGCCCCACACCCCCCGGTTGAGGAGCAGCGCCACGATAAAGGCCAGCGCCATCTGGATCGGAACCGTCCACACGACGTACAGCGCGGTGTTGCCCAGCACCTTGTGGAACAGCTTGTCCTCGAACAGCAGCTGCCGGTAGTTCTCAAAGCCCGCGAAGTGCGGCGCGGTGAACAGGTCCCACGACGTGAACGAGATTCCGAAGGCGGCCAGCACCGGCAGCAGCACGAACACGGCGAACAGCACCAGGCTGGGCGCCAGGAACAGCCACGCGCTGCGCGCCTCGGCGCGGGCCATGCGGCTCATACGAAACTCGGGTGAGCCGAGCGGAGCTTGCACAAAAAGAAGACGGAACCGGCTGGGCGGAACGACACGCCGAGCTGTCCACAGCAGATCCTAGAATGGCGGAGGTTCCAGTTCACGCGCCGTCGATCCCGAAGATGTGCGCGGCGTTCTTGTAGAAGATGCGCTCCTGGTCGTCCGCACTCAGGCCCATCGCGTCGAAGGCCGCTTTCCACCGGGCCACGTCACCAGCGATGCGGTTCAGATCGCTGTCTGAGCCGTACACCAGTTTGCGCGGCGAGATCTCCTTGCCGATGTACCCGCCCTCGACGATGTGATGGTGAACCACGTCGCCGCCGCTCACGTCGAAGTACAGCCGGGGCCGCCAGCGGGCGATGGCGCAGGCCGTACGGTAGTCCGGCCAGCCCAGGTGCGCGCCAATGATGAACATCTCCGGAAAGTAAAAGGCGATGGTGTCGAGGTAGATGGGCTGCATGCGGGCGCTGGAAAAGCCGTAGGGCCGCGTGCGGATCTGCCGGCCGAGCTGCTGGACGAGGGCTTCCTCCGCCGCACCCTCCGGCGGGGCCTTCCACGCGTCTTCCTGCGCGCCCATCAGGTAATCCACCGGCCCACCCAGGATGCCGGTGTGGAACAGCATCCGCAGGCCGCGTGCCTGGGCCTGTTCGTAGTAGGGGTAGTACGCCTCATCGTCGTAGTTCTTCGAGACGCCGATGACCTTGATGCCGTGGAAGCCGCGCTGGTAGAAGTCCTCCACCAGGGATGGCGGGTCGCGGTCGAGGTCGAGGCGGCCCATGGCGATGACCAGATCCGGGCGCTGTTCGAGCGCGCGGGCCAGCGCGTCGTTGCCCCGGCCGGGGTTGGCGAGCAGGCCGATCTTCACGATTCCCACCTGCTCGCAGACCTCGGCCATCTCCTCCAGGAAGCCGTCCTCGGCGCCACGGGTGGTCAGGCGATCCCAGTGGCCGTAATGCACGTGTGCGTCGATGATCTTCAAAATTCCTCCGGGGCCCTGGACAGGAGCTCATGCCCGTCCAGGGCCGCTCAGCCCATCACTTCAGCAGCTGGTCGACGTCCGGCGCGATCTTGCTCAGGGCCGCCTGGGCGGTGCTCTCGCCGTTCCACACGGTGTCGAGGGCCGGGTTCAGCAGCGTGTTGCTGATCTGCACGTATTTGGCGAAGTTCGGATACACGCCCTGGCGGTTGCTCTCGGCCAGGAAGACGTTCTCGAAGGGCACGTTGAAGGCGCCGGTGACGGTCTTGTTGAGGTTCATGGCCGGCACCGCTCCGCCGCCCTTGGCGAAGATGGTCTGGCCCTGCGCGCCGGCGAGGTACTGCAGGAATGTCCACGCTTCGGCCTTGTGCTGGGTGTTGGCATTGATGCCGAAGCCCGCGCCGCCCACGGTGTTGGCCCGTACGCCGGTCGGCCCGGCGGGCAGAGGCGCGACCGCCCATTTGAAGGGCGCGGACTTGAAGGTCGTGAGTCGCGCGGCGTTGGTCATGACCATGGCCGCCTGCCCGCTGCTGAACAGCTGGGTGCTGTCCCCGATCTGCGCCATCTCCTGGAAGGCGGGCGCGACCTTGTCCTTGTTGATCAGGTCTGCGATGAACTGGATGGCCGCCGTCCCCTTGGCGTCGTTCAGCATGAACTTGGTGGGGTTCAGCGGGTCGTCGAAGACCTTGCCGCCATTCTGGTACACGAAGGTCGGCCACTTGTTGTTCTCGAGCACCACGCCGTAGCGCGACACGCGGCTGCCGTCGCGCTTGGTGAGCTTCAAGGCGGCGCTGCGGAGATCAGCCCACTTCCACGCGTCGGTGGGGTACGGCACCTTGGCCTCGTCGAAGGCGTCTTTGTTGTAGTACAGCACCATGGTGTCGTTGTCGCGCGGAATCGAGTACAGCCCGCCCTTGTATTTGTGGATGGCCAGGAATTCCGGATTGAACTGGTTGATCGGGAACTTGTCTTTGGAGATCAGAGAGTCAAGCTGGAGGAGCTGGCCGCGGCTGGCGTAGGTGGGCACGTTGGTGATGAACATGACGTCCGGCCCGGCCTTCGCCGCGAGCTGGGCGTCGAGTTTCGTCCAGTAGCCGGACCACGGGGTCTGCTGGTACGTCACCTGGATGTCCGGGTGCGAGGCGTTGAAGTTCTTGACGATCTCCAGGAAGGGCGGCGCCTCGGCCGGATCGCCCCAGAAGGAGAAGACCAGGTTCGTGGCGGCCGACGCGGACGTGCTCAGGAGCAGGCTCGACAGGATGACCAGGGACGCTGTTTTCATAGGAGACCTCCAGCCCGGAAGGGCGCGGAACGTTCAGGCGAGGGCGTCAGGTGGGGTGCGGCGGCTCAGTTCGTCCAGCAGGTCGGTCGTGGCGCGGGCGGCCGCCATCTGCACGGCGCCCTGCACGACGGCGCCGCCTGGATCCTGGGCGATGGACAGTTCAGGAGCGAACGGGAGGGTGCGCCTCAGTTCCTCCTGAAGCGCGGGGAGCTGCGTGAACAGGCGGCGGCCGATGCGGCCCCCGATCACGATGCGGGCGGGGTCGAGGGTCAGGGTGAGGATCTGCAGCACGGTCAGCAGACCATCCACGAAGGGCCGGGCGGCGGCGCGGCCGAGGATGGCCGGGTCGCGCCCGGCGAGCAGTGGCCGGAGCTGGTCGGGCGTCAGACCCAGCAGGGCGGCCAGGCCCGCTTCGGACAGCACGCCCTCGAGGTTCTGGCCGCGCGCATCGGGCAGGTAGCCGAGTTCGCCGGCGCGGCCCTGGTGTCCGGTCAGCAGCTCGCGGCCCTGGGTGATGCCAACGCCAAAGCCGCTGCCGATCGAGACGAAGGCGAGCGACTCGCCAGGCCGTGCCTCGCTCACGGCGGCGAGGTTCACGTCGTTGTGCAAAGAGGTGGGGAGCGGCAGGGCGCGCCGGAGATCGTCCAGGGTAGCGGCGTCCTCGAGTTCCGGCAGGTTGGGGGCGTGGGACACCACGGGGCCGCGCACCACGCCGGGCAGGCCGACCGCCAGGGCATGCACCGGCCCGGCGCCGTGGGCCGCGCCCAGTTCGTCCAGCGCGCGCGCCAGGGTGACGCCGAGGGTTCCGGTGTCCCACGCGTAGCTGCGCTGCTCGATGAGGTCACCGTGCAGGTCGCCGATGCCGACGCGCACGTCCCCGACATCGACCTCCGCGCCGGCCACCAGCCGGAAGCGGCGGTTCATGTTGACCAGCGTGGGCGGACGGCCGACGCTGGGGCGGCCCTGCCCGAGTTCGGCGAGCACCCCCAATTGCAACAGCTGATCGATGGCCGCCGACGTCGCCGGTTTGGAGCGCCGAACCTGGCGGGCCAGCTCGGCCCGTGAGGAGGGGCCATGCTGGCGGATGTAGGTGATCACCTGCTGAGCCGTATTCACGGTATCTCCCGACGACCTGCCCGGATCCTGCGACTTAGTTAGGGAACTTGTCAGAAATGGTAGTCCCGCAGGGCGGCGCGTGTCAATGCGGGGATGGTTCCGGCCGTTGAAGGGTCAGGGTGCAGGCCATTCGACCTGCGCCCCCGCGATCCTGTCCCCGGCATATAGTTAGGACACCTTCAATTCACCGGGGCCGGTGGCCCACAGGAGGACGTCCGTTGAGCACCGAGCCGAGCCGTCAGCACGCCCCACACCGTTCGGGCACCGTCCTCGCGCTCGACATGGGCGGCACCCACCTGCGGCACGCCGTGGCCATGGGCGACCCCGACGTGCCGCTCCGGGCTGAGCGGGAGCCGAGCGAGGCGCACGACCCGGAGCGGCAGATCCGACAGCTGGTGCAGGCCGTGCACCATGACGTCGGCCCCCTGCACCACGTGGTCATTGGCCTGCCGGGAGTGGTGCATGAGGGCCGGATGTTCGACGCGCCGAACCTGCCATCCCTCCAGGACGCCTCGGCGCTCGAACGCCTGGGCGCCGCTCTCCCCTGCCCGGTGACGTTCATGAACGACTGCAATCTGGCCGCGCTGGGAGAAGGGGTGGACGACCTGGCGTTCATCGCCATCGGCACCGGGCTGGGCTGCGGCCTGATCCGGGGGGGCCGCGTGATGACCGGCGCGCACGGCCAGGCGGGCGAGCTGGGCCTGCTGCCCCTGCCAGACGGCAGCGTGCTCGAAGACCTGCTGTCTGGCCCGGGCCTCCAGCGGCGTCACCTCCAGTACGGTGGCACCGGGGACGCCCTGAGCGACCCCGGCAGCGCCGGGGAACGCACGCGCCGCGACGCCCAGGCGGCGCTGGTCTATCTGCTGCAGGTGCTCACCCTCAGCGTCGATCCGGCGGCCATCGTGTTCGGCGGTGGCGTGGGCCTGCACGTGCCACAGCTGATCGACGCGGCCTGGACCGAGGTTCACGCCCGGCTCCGTCACGTTCCGCGGCCCACCCTCAGCCGTCATGGTGACAACGCGGCCCTGGTCGGGGGCCTGTACCTGGCGCGGACGGCCGCAGGAGGCCAGCATGGATAAAGCGGATCAGGCGTATCAGGAAGCGGTGAAGGTATTGCGCGACTGCGCCTCGCCACTGGGCCTCAAGGCCAGCGCGCTGGGCAGCGGCTACCCGCAGGTCTGGGCCCGGGACGCGCCGATCACGGCCCTGGGCGCGCTGATGACCGGCGACGACGCCCTCACGCAGGCGGCGCGGGTCAGCCTCCAGACGCTCGGCGCCCACCAGAGCGCGCTGGGCATGATTCCCCTGAACGTCGACACGCGCACCGGGTCGGTCACGACCGAGAATGCCGGGGCCATCGACGCGAACATGTGGTTTTTGCTCGGCCACCACGCGCACTGGCAGGCCACGCAGGACACGGCTTTCCTGCGGGAGTCCTGGCCACAGCTGCGCGCGGCGCTGACGTGGCTGGAGTACCAGGACATGAACGGCTGCGGCCTGCTGGAAGCGCCGGAAGCGGCCGACTGGGCCGACCTGTACGCCACGCGCTACAACACCCTGTACGCCAATGCGCTGTATGTCGGCACTCTGGAGGCCGCCGCCCGGCTGGCCGGGGCCGTGCAGGAGGACGGCCAGCCCTGGCTCGACCGCGCGGCCGACGTCAGGCGCAAGATCAACCTCGTGTTGTGGCTCGACCGCCCCTGGGACGGTCACGCCTTCGGACAGCAGCTCGAGGGCCTGAAGGCCCTGCGGCTGGAATGGTTCCTGCTGTACCAGAACACGGCCACCCTGACGGAGAAACCGTATTACCTCTCGTGGGCCGGATTCCGGGAGTTCGGGGACACCTTCGACGGCTTCGGCAACATGCTTGCCATCCTGTTCGGCATCGCGGACGCATCCCAGACGGCACGTATTCTCGACTACGCCTACGCGGCCGGAACCGACGCCCCCGCACCGCTCAAGGCTTTCTTCCCGCCGATCTATCCGGGCGACCGCGACTGGCGCGAGTATTACCGCAGCCGCAACCTGAACCTGCCCGACCAGTACCACAACGGCGGGATCTGGCCGTTTCTGGGCGGGTTCTACATCCTGGCGCTGGTGCGCGCGGGCCAGCAGGCGCGGGCCGAGGAAGCGCTGCTGAACCTGGCCGCCGCGAACGAGCTCGGTCGCACCCGGCCGTGGGAGTTCAACGAGTGGCTGCACGGCCGCTCCGGGCGCCCCATGGGCCACCCCCTGCAGGCGTGGTCGGCGGGGATGTACGTGTGCGCGTATCAGGCGGTTCGGTCCGGCATCTTCCCGGCCCTTCCCTTCGCCGCGCGGCCTTGAGCGGAGCGGGAACCTGGGCACTCGCCCGACCAGCGCACCACCGCGGACGCGGTCGCCAGGGTGCCTGGCGACCGCGTGGTTCTATTCTCCGAAATTCGGACAGCCGCCGATCATCACGGGCAGGATCCTGCCCGCAGGATCGTCGAGGCGCTCCTCCTTGGGCCGCTCAGGAAGCGGTCGGGGGCGCAGCTGGGGCCGGACCGGCGCGGGGCGGGCCACCGCTTTACTCCCCGAAGTTCGTGGGGCCGCCGGACACCGTGACGGTGCCGGCCGGCTTCTCGCCGAAGTTCGTGGGGCCGCCGGCGCTCGCCACGCCGACCAGCACCACGCACAGAAGGGCCATACACGTCCGGACTACGGTTGTCTTCATGCGACGTACACTAGGTGGCGATCCGTGTATGAAAGGAATTCCCGTGTGAGTCAGGCACAACGCCTCTTCGAGGCCCGGCAGTACGAGGCCGTGGTCACACTGCTGCTCGGCCACGCGAAAGGAGCGCGGGAGGGGGCCCTGCTGGGGATCGCCCTGATCCGCGTGGGCCGCCTGGCCGACGCCGAGGTGGCGCTGACCCGCGCGGCCATGCAGGGCGACGCCGAGGCGCAGGTCGAACTCGGGAACGTGCTGCGGCTCCTGGGTCGCTTTGAGGACGCCATCGACTACTTCGAGACCGTGACGCCCACGCTCAGCGGCGAGTTGCAGTTGCGCGCCCTGCGCTGGTGGGGCGTCGCGGAATTCCGCCTGGGCCGCGTTCAGGACGGCCTCAAGCGGGTCGAACGCGCGTGGCATGGGTACCTCGCGCTCGGCGACGGGGAACCGGGCGCGCGGGTGGCCCTGTGCCTCGCGGAGATGCACCGCGTGACCGGCAACGAGAAGCGCGCGCAGGCGCTGCTGACCGAGACGGTGCACGCCCTGCCCGCCGATGAGTACCCGGGGCCGCACGTCGAGGCGCTCAAGCTCCTGCTCGAACTCCACCTGGGCCGTGGTGAATACCGCGAGGCGCGGGTGATCCTCGACCGGGCCAAACTCGTGCTGCCCCAGGCCCACTCGCCCCGGCTCACGGCGCTGCTGCTCGGCAGCGAGGCGGAACTGTGCCGCCTGACACGGGACACGCAGACCTACGGCTGGGTGCTCGAGGAGCTGCGTCCGCTGGCCGACCAGCTCGGCGACCACGACCTGCGGCTGTGGACGCTCTCACGGCTGGCGGAGCTGTACAGCCTGCACGGTCAGCATGGCAAGGCCCTGGAGGCGCTGCTCAGTTTCGGCAGCATGCCGGCCGACTGGCCCGCCGAGCTGGTCGCCACGCACGGCATCCTGCAGCGGCGCCGGGGCGACCTGCGCGGCGCACAGGAGAGCCTCACGCGCGCGGCCGGCCTGCTGCGCGCCGCCGGACGCATTCCGGAGCTGTGCCGGGTGCAGCTGCATGCGGCGGCGGCCGCGCTGCGCTGCGGAGATGATCCAGGCCAGGCGGTCGTCCCCGCCCTGACCGAGGCGGTCACGCACCTGCTGCGGTTGAGGCAGCTCGGCGAGTTCACGCCGGATTTCGAGGAACTCAGCGAACTGCTGCACTACGCGCTGCTGGAACCGGACACGGCCACCCTGATGGAACCGTTCCTGGAGCACCTGGCGGATCTGTCCGGCGTTCCCCGACCGCCCGAGAGCGGCATGACGCTGCTGAACGTGAAGACGCTGGGCCGGCAAGCCGTGTTCAAGGACGGCATCGAGGTGACCTTCACGCGCAAGGGCTGCGTGCCCCTGCTGGTATACCTGGCGCTCAATCCCGGCCGAACCCGCGTGGAAATCCAACTCGACCTGTGGCCCGACAAGGACGCGGCCACCGCCGGCTCCTACGTGCGGCAGTGCATCAAGGAGGTGCGTGACCGGCTGGGGCACGGACTGATCCAGCACCAGGGGCCGCACCACGCGCCGTGGTACCGCCTGGGTCCGGAGGTGCACGTCGAACTCGACCTCACCCACCTGCTCGACGCGGTCGACCGCCGTGAGACGGCGCGGGCGCTGGCCCTGTACCGTGGGGACTTCCTACCTGGCGCGGACGCCAGCGAGTGGGTGGACACCAAACGCGACGCGCTGCGCTACGCCCTGACCTTCGAACTGAGCGCGCAGATGGTCCGGGCGCAGAGCCAGCACGACCACCGGCGGGTCGTGCTGC is a genomic window containing:
- a CDS encoding SARP family transcriptional regulator, with amino-acid sequence MSQAQRLFEARQYEAVVTLLLGHAKGAREGALLGIALIRVGRLADAEVALTRAAMQGDAEAQVELGNVLRLLGRFEDAIDYFETVTPTLSGELQLRALRWWGVAEFRLGRVQDGLKRVERAWHGYLALGDGEPGARVALCLAEMHRVTGNEKRAQALLTETVHALPADEYPGPHVEALKLLLELHLGRGEYREARVILDRAKLVLPQAHSPRLTALLLGSEAELCRLTRDTQTYGWVLEELRPLADQLGDHDLRLWTLSRLAELYSLHGQHGKALEALLSFGSMPADWPAELVATHGILQRRRGDLRGAQESLTRAAGLLRAAGRIPELCRVQLHAAAAALRCGDDPGQAVVPALTEAVTHLLRLRQLGEFTPDFEELSELLHYALLEPDTATLMEPFLEHLADLSGVPRPPESGMTLLNVKTLGRQAVFKDGIEVTFTRKGCVPLLVYLALNPGRTRVEIQLDLWPDKDAATAGSYVRQCIKEVRDRLGHGLIQHQGPHHAPWYRLGPEVHVELDLTHLLDAVDRRETARALALYRGDFLPGADASEWVDTKRDALRYALTFELSAQMVRAQSQHDHRRVVLLANQYLRVDPYDRSVMEDRVTAARHVASPQELAQYTAELRRHMYN